The Phycicoccus sp. M110.8 genome includes a window with the following:
- a CDS encoding homoserine O-acetyltransferase, whose product MTTTSRRPSTSAAWRVGDHPGRRRFVRLGAVELERGGVLPDVTLAYETWGELNAAGDNAVLVEHALTGDSHVVGPAGPGHPTPGWWDGLIGPGRPIDTDRWFVVAANVLGGCQGSTGPASEAQDGRPWGSRFPFVTVRDQVRTEALLADELGVDAWRLVLGGSMGGMRVLEWAVTCPQRVRAAVVLASTAHATAEQIGWCQPQLLAIRSDPAFHGGDYYDQETGPETGLGIARRIAHVTYRSELELHDRFGREPQGGEDPLGGRGRYAVESYLDHHAGKLAGRFDANSYVVLTEAMSSHDVGRGRGGVAAALSAVTADVTVVAVDSDRLYPPRLSREIAEGVPGGRLVTVHSDYGHDGFLIEVDQVGAIVAGVLAVPA is encoded by the coding sequence ATGACCACCACGTCCCGACGTCCGAGCACCTCCGCTGCCTGGCGGGTCGGTGACCATCCCGGCCGGCGCCGGTTCGTGCGCCTCGGAGCGGTCGAGCTCGAGCGCGGCGGCGTCCTGCCCGACGTGACCCTCGCGTACGAGACCTGGGGCGAGCTCAACGCCGCCGGGGACAACGCCGTGCTGGTCGAGCACGCCCTCACCGGCGACAGCCACGTCGTCGGCCCGGCGGGCCCGGGCCACCCGACGCCGGGCTGGTGGGACGGGCTCATCGGCCCCGGCCGCCCCATCGACACCGACCGGTGGTTCGTCGTCGCCGCCAACGTGCTGGGTGGGTGCCAGGGCAGCACCGGCCCGGCCAGTGAGGCCCAGGACGGCCGGCCGTGGGGCAGCCGGTTCCCGTTCGTCACCGTGCGGGACCAGGTGCGGACCGAGGCGCTCCTCGCCGACGAGCTCGGTGTCGACGCCTGGCGGCTCGTGCTCGGTGGGTCCATGGGCGGTATGCGGGTCCTCGAGTGGGCGGTCACCTGTCCGCAGCGCGTCAGGGCCGCCGTGGTCCTCGCGAGCACGGCCCACGCGACCGCCGAGCAGATCGGGTGGTGCCAGCCCCAGTTGCTGGCGATCAGGTCCGATCCCGCCTTCCACGGCGGCGACTACTACGACCAGGAGACGGGCCCGGAGACCGGCCTCGGGATCGCCCGGCGGATCGCGCACGTCACCTACCGCAGCGAGCTCGAGCTGCACGACCGGTTCGGGCGGGAGCCGCAGGGCGGGGAGGACCCCCTCGGGGGCCGCGGCCGCTACGCGGTGGAGTCCTACCTAGACCACCACGCCGGCAAGCTGGCCGGCCGGTTCGACGCGAACTCCTACGTGGTGCTCACCGAGGCCATGAGCTCGCACGACGTGGGTCGTGGCCGCGGCGGCGTTGCCGCGGCCCTGTCGGCGGTCACCGCCGACGTCACCGTCGTCGCGGTCGACAGCGACCGGTTGTACCCGCCACGGCTGTCGCGCGAGATCGCCGAGGGCGTGCCCGGTGGCCGCCTGGTGACCGTGCACTCCGACTACGGGCACGACGGCTTCCTGATCGAGGTGGACCAGGTCGGCGCCATCGTGGCGGGCGTGCTCGCAGTCCCTGCCTGA
- a CDS encoding DUF4192 domain-containing protein has protein sequence MEPIRLTSPSDVLALLPYQLGYHPHDAVVVVTLHGRTVGLVERIDLPPPEHVAEAADALVGPLLSDLPDAAVLVGYESSPGTSLPLLDQLRRGCRLAGIEVLDRVVVRDGRWYSPDCRDGCCPGEGRLVEEPAAHPGVAELVAMGVSPLASRAALADVVAADPAVAPAVGRALARRRSGGLRRATGPRGSVDDRRAWLLQWGEALDLADDAREVEDTSPATVAELVLSLEDVELRDGLIARWCPETLPLEALGAPLAHQLRTLLPEPPWAGGDDGPAAGRRAVSRLQRLARAVPDEDAAPVLTVLASLAWWLGDGAVAREALERALGARPDYRLARLLERMVDLGVRSRSDRPPGRGLATPA, from the coding sequence ATGGAACCGATCCGGCTCACGAGCCCGTCCGACGTCCTGGCCCTGCTGCCGTACCAGCTCGGCTACCACCCCCACGACGCCGTCGTCGTGGTCACCCTCCACGGCCGCACCGTGGGGCTGGTCGAGCGCATCGACCTCCCGCCGCCGGAGCACGTGGCCGAGGCGGCCGACGCGCTGGTCGGGCCCCTGCTGTCGGACCTGCCGGACGCGGCGGTCCTCGTCGGCTACGAGTCCTCGCCCGGCACGAGCCTGCCGCTGCTCGACCAGCTCCGCCGTGGCTGCCGGCTCGCCGGGATCGAGGTGCTCGACCGCGTGGTCGTGCGCGACGGCCGGTGGTACTCGCCCGACTGCCGGGACGGCTGCTGCCCCGGGGAGGGCCGGCTCGTCGAGGAGCCTGCGGCGCACCCCGGTGTCGCCGAGCTGGTGGCCATGGGGGTGTCGCCGCTCGCCTCCCGCGCCGCCCTGGCCGACGTCGTCGCGGCCGACCCGGCCGTCGCACCGGCGGTGGGCCGGGCGCTCGCGAGGAGACGCTCCGGAGGCCTGCGGCGCGCGACGGGCCCGCGCGGTTCCGTCGACGACAGGCGCGCGTGGCTCCTGCAGTGGGGCGAGGCGCTCGACCTGGCCGACGACGCACGGGAGGTCGAGGACACCTCGCCCGCCACCGTCGCCGAGCTGGTGCTCAGCCTGGAGGACGTCGAGCTGCGCGACGGGCTGATCGCGCGGTGGTGCCCCGAGACGCTCCCGCTGGAGGCGTTGGGCGCACCGCTGGCCCACCAGCTGCGCACGCTGCTCCCCGAGCCGCCCTGGGCCGGCGGGGACGACGGGCCGGCAGCGGGTCGCCGCGCCGTGTCCCGGCTGCAGCGGCTGGCACGGGCGGTGCCGGACGAGGACGCCGCCCCCGTGCTGACCGTCCTGGCCAGCCTGGCGTGGTGGCTCGGCGACGGGGCCGTGGCCCGCGAGGCGCTCGAGCGCGCCCTGGGGGCGCGCCCCGACTACCGGCTCGCCCGGCTGCTCGAGCGGATGGTCGACCTGGGTGTCCGTTCCCGCTCGGACCGGCCGCCGGGCAGGGGGCTGGCGACCCCGGCCTGA
- a CDS encoding YkvA family protein has protein sequence MATTTRLSAFRSIFSAIRIASRPGSASMGERLASLPRLVRATFRGEYAGTSRGRLLAMLGAVLYVVSPVDLVPEALLSVVGLADDAVVLSWIAAAVVTETESFLAWERTQPGRARAAGRAGAARETVDGHVVR, from the coding sequence ATGGCCACCACGACCCGACTTTCCGCCTTCCGTTCGATCTTCAGCGCGATCCGCATCGCCAGCCGACCCGGCTCGGCGAGCATGGGGGAGCGGCTCGCGAGCCTGCCGCGCCTCGTGCGGGCGACCTTCCGCGGCGAGTACGCCGGCACCTCCCGGGGCCGCCTGCTCGCCATGCTGGGAGCCGTCCTCTACGTCGTGTCACCGGTGGACCTCGTCCCCGAGGCGCTGCTGTCCGTGGTGGGGCTGGCCGACGACGCGGTCGTGCTGTCCTGGATCGCCGCCGCGGTCGTGACCGAGACCGAGTCCTTCCTCGCCTGGGAGCGGACGCAGCCGGGCCGGGCGCGCGCTGCGGGCCGCGCCGGCGCAGCCCGCGAGACCGTGGACGGTCACGTGGTGCGCTGA
- a CDS encoding RNA polymerase sigma factor: protein MSKKAASPAPTLPPEFSLPSLQKLLQQGRTHGSVDSAQLREALEGAQIEPKRMKVVLRSLDEQGIHVTLDAATASRAVAATNTRTRTTASAKKTAAKKTAAKDAAPEKKPAAKTTTAKSATKAASGATTAAGATKAAAKTAKATTTKKAAAAAAGTAAAPAKGPATKVAAKKAAGSKAAGEAAEGAAAEDVPEEELEDDPEPTDVVEAELEEVDVEADAAEEEKSEEDEKTGFVLRDDDEEDAPVQQVVTAGATADPVKDYLKQIGKVALLNAEQEVELAKRIEAGLFAEERLNSGDKLDMKLKRELWWIAQDGKKAKNHLLEANLRLVVSLAKRYTGRGMLFLDLIQEGNLGLIRAVEKFDYTKGYKFSTYATWWIRQAITRAMADQARTIRIPVHMVEVINKLARVQRQMLQDLGREPTPEELAKELDMTPEKVVEVQKYGREPISLHTPLGEDGDSEFGDLIEDSEAVVPADAVSFTLLQEQLHSVLDTLSEREAGVVSMRFGLTDGQPKTLDEIGKVYGVTRERIRQIESKTMSKLRHPSRSQVLRDYLD from the coding sequence GTGTCCAAGAAGGCTGCGAGCCCCGCACCCACTCTTCCCCCGGAGTTCTCCCTGCCGTCGCTGCAGAAGCTGCTCCAGCAGGGACGCACGCACGGGTCGGTCGACTCCGCGCAGCTGCGTGAGGCGCTCGAGGGGGCGCAGATCGAGCCCAAGCGGATGAAGGTCGTGCTGCGCTCGCTCGACGAGCAGGGCATCCACGTCACACTCGACGCGGCCACCGCCTCGCGCGCCGTGGCGGCGACGAACACCCGGACCCGGACCACCGCGTCGGCCAAGAAGACGGCCGCCAAGAAGACTGCCGCCAAGGACGCCGCGCCCGAGAAGAAGCCGGCCGCCAAGACCACCACCGCGAAGTCGGCGACCAAGGCCGCGTCCGGTGCGACGACCGCCGCGGGCGCCACCAAGGCCGCCGCGAAGACGGCGAAGGCCACCACCACGAAGAAGGCCGCCGCGGCTGCTGCCGGCACGGCCGCCGCCCCGGCCAAGGGTCCGGCGACCAAGGTCGCGGCCAAGAAGGCCGCCGGCTCCAAGGCCGCCGGCGAGGCCGCGGAGGGCGCGGCCGCCGAGGACGTGCCGGAGGAGGAGCTCGAGGACGACCCCGAGCCCACCGACGTGGTCGAGGCCGAGCTCGAGGAGGTCGACGTCGAGGCGGACGCGGCCGAGGAGGAGAAGTCCGAGGAGGACGAGAAGACCGGCTTCGTCCTGCGCGACGACGACGAGGAGGACGCACCCGTCCAGCAGGTCGTCACCGCCGGCGCCACCGCCGACCCGGTCAAGGACTACCTCAAGCAGATCGGCAAGGTCGCCCTCCTCAACGCCGAGCAGGAGGTCGAGCTCGCCAAGCGCATCGAGGCCGGCCTGTTCGCCGAGGAGCGCCTGAACTCCGGCGACAAGCTCGACATGAAGCTCAAGCGCGAGCTGTGGTGGATCGCCCAGGACGGCAAAAAGGCCAAGAACCACCTGCTCGAGGCCAACCTGCGCCTCGTGGTCTCGCTCGCCAAGCGGTACACCGGTCGCGGGATGCTCTTCCTCGACCTGATCCAGGAGGGCAACCTCGGCCTGATCCGTGCGGTCGAGAAGTTCGACTACACCAAGGGCTACAAGTTCTCGACGTACGCGACGTGGTGGATCCGCCAGGCCATCACCCGCGCGATGGCCGACCAGGCGCGCACCATCCGCATCCCGGTGCACATGGTCGAGGTCATCAACAAGCTGGCCCGCGTGCAGCGCCAGATGCTCCAGGACCTCGGGCGCGAGCCCACCCCGGAGGAGCTCGCCAAGGAGCTCGACATGACCCCTGAGAAGGTCGTCGAGGTCCAGAAGTACGGTCGCGAGCCCATCTCGCTGCACACCCCGCTCGGTGAGGACGGCGACAGCGAGTTCGGTGACCTCATCGAGGACTCCGAGGCGGTCGTGCCGGCCGACGCAGTGAGCTTCACGCTCCTGCAGGAGCAGCTGCACTCGGTGCTCGACACCCTCTCCGAGCGCGAGGCCGGCGTGGTCTCGATGCGGTTCGGCCTCACCGACGGCCAGCCCAAGACGCTCGACGAGATCGGCAAGGTCTACGGCGTGACCCGTGAGCGGATCCGCCAGATCGAGTCCAAGACGATGAGCAAGCTGCGTCACCCGAGCCGCAGCCAGGTGCTGCGCGACTACCTGGACTGA
- a CDS encoding SufE family protein encodes MTDAAPLPAALQEIADDFADLAAPQRLELLLEFSEGLPELPERYAGRLGELEQVHECQSPLFLVVEVGDGEDDQRPAAERPVHLFFSAPPEAPTTRGFAGILHEGLDGLSVQEVLAVPEDAPYRFHLGEAVSPLRLRGMVGMLSRIKRQAALKSQA; translated from the coding sequence GTGACCGACGCCGCCCCCCTCCCCGCGGCACTGCAGGAGATCGCGGACGACTTCGCGGACCTCGCCGCGCCGCAGCGCCTCGAGCTCCTGCTGGAGTTCAGCGAGGGCCTGCCCGAGCTCCCCGAGCGGTATGCCGGGAGGCTGGGTGAGCTGGAGCAGGTCCACGAGTGCCAGTCGCCGCTGTTCCTCGTGGTCGAGGTGGGCGACGGGGAGGACGACCAGCGGCCGGCGGCCGAGCGCCCGGTGCACCTCTTCTTCTCGGCTCCGCCGGAGGCGCCGACCACCCGCGGCTTCGCGGGCATCCTGCACGAGGGGCTCGACGGGCTCAGCGTGCAGGAGGTGCTCGCCGTGCCCGAGGACGCGCCCTACCGGTTCCACCTCGGCGAGGCCGTGTCACCGCTGCGGCTGCGCGGGATGGTCGGGATGCTCAGCCGGATCAAGCGCCAGGCGGCGCTGAAGTCCCAAGCCTAG
- a CDS encoding S8 family peptidase, translated as MSHIRRRGLALAASSALLAGSLLAAGAASASTESATADSTPVPTAFEDGYLMSYVLNAKAANPGQTRLVEQAVRDAGGVVVQSWPQIGVVVAHSDRAAFRTDVKRLGGNALESVGASRTASVSEGTPSDLSASWGRGASAYQQAHAKPANGDLSDAMTTPAAPAADPREAEQWDMVEIKADQAHKITDGDRNVLVGVLDSGIDPDHPDLAPNIDVADSVSCVGAGRPSQAPGSWYPTTSDHGTHVAGTIGAARNGTGIVGVAPNVRMAAVKVVNDDGFIYPEYAICGFVWAGMHKMDVTNNSYYIDPMEYWCGDQPDQAAVLEAVGRAVRWSTEQGVVHAAAAGNSAKDLANKTEDKASPNDTKPMTRVINNGCKDIPTELPGVVTVSATNRAEQLASFSNRGLGVIDVAAPGRTILSTVVKDNGYGTKSGTSMASPHVAGVLALMKSAHPTWTPEQMVAKLRAQADDRPCSAPEGGTSIPCTGPASDNSYYGEGIVDALDAVQ; from the coding sequence ATGTCCCACATCCGCAGACGTGGCCTGGCACTCGCCGCATCGAGTGCCCTGCTCGCCGGATCCCTGCTCGCCGCCGGAGCGGCGAGCGCGTCGACCGAGTCGGCCACGGCCGACTCCACGCCGGTCCCCACAGCCTTCGAGGATGGCTACCTCATGAGCTACGTGCTCAACGCGAAGGCGGCCAACCCGGGCCAGACCCGGCTCGTCGAGCAGGCCGTCCGCGACGCGGGCGGCGTCGTGGTCCAGTCGTGGCCGCAGATCGGCGTCGTCGTCGCCCACTCCGACCGGGCGGCGTTCCGCACCGACGTCAAGCGCCTCGGCGGCAACGCCCTCGAGTCCGTCGGTGCCAGCCGCACCGCGTCGGTCAGCGAGGGGACGCCCTCGGACCTGTCCGCCTCATGGGGCCGTGGCGCGTCGGCGTACCAGCAGGCCCACGCCAAGCCCGCCAACGGTGACCTCTCCGACGCCATGACGACCCCCGCCGCGCCCGCCGCCGACCCGCGCGAGGCCGAGCAGTGGGACATGGTCGAGATCAAGGCCGACCAGGCCCACAAGATCACCGACGGTGATCGCAACGTCCTCGTCGGCGTCCTCGACAGCGGCATCGACCCCGACCACCCCGACCTGGCGCCGAACATCGACGTCGCCGACTCGGTGAGCTGCGTCGGCGCCGGACGGCCGAGCCAGGCCCCGGGCTCGTGGTACCCGACCACGTCCGACCACGGCACCCACGTCGCCGGCACCATCGGCGCCGCCCGCAACGGCACCGGCATCGTCGGCGTCGCCCCGAACGTGCGGATGGCCGCGGTGAAGGTCGTCAACGACGACGGGTTCATCTACCCCGAGTACGCCATCTGCGGCTTCGTCTGGGCCGGCATGCACAAGATGGACGTCACCAACAACAGCTACTACATCGACCCGATGGAGTACTGGTGCGGCGACCAGCCCGACCAGGCCGCGGTCCTCGAGGCCGTGGGTCGCGCGGTCCGCTGGTCGACCGAGCAGGGCGTCGTCCACGCCGCCGCTGCCGGCAACTCGGCCAAGGACCTCGCCAACAAGACCGAGGACAAGGCCAGCCCGAACGACACCAAGCCCATGACCCGCGTGATCAACAACGGCTGCAAGGACATCCCGACCGAGCTGCCGGGTGTCGTGACGGTCTCGGCGACGAACCGCGCCGAGCAGCTGGCCTCCTTCAGCAACCGCGGGCTCGGCGTCATCGACGTCGCCGCCCCGGGCCGCACCATCCTGTCCACGGTCGTGAAGGACAACGGCTACGGCACCAAGAGCGGCACCTCGATGGCCTCGCCGCACGTCGCCGGTGTCCTCGCGCTCATGAAGTCGGCGCACCCGACCTGGACGCCGGAGCAGATGGTCGCCAAGCTGCGCGCCCAGGCCGACGACCGGCCGTGCTCGGCCCCCGAGGGCGGCACGAGCATCCCGTGCACCGGCCCGGCGTCCGACAACAGCTACTACGGCGAGGGCATCGTCGACGCCCTCGACGCGGTGCAGTGA
- a CDS encoding sulfurtransferase, which yields MTATSPSHEQYAHPERLVSTDWLAEQVAAGRVGTGAPDAVALLESDEDVLLYDTGHIPGALKLDWHQDLNDPVQRDYVDAEQFARVMSQRGIGRDTTVVIYGDKNNWWAAYALWVMSLFGHEDVRLLDGGRAKWVAEGREMTRDVPQVAPLTGDAAYPVVERDDAPIRAFKDDVLAHLGKPMVDVRSPGEYSGELLHMPDYPQEGAMRGGHIPGARSVPWARAANEDGTFRSREELEAIYLQEQGLDPHEPTVAYCRIGERSSHTWFVLTHLLGFDDVRNYDGSWTEWGNSVRVPVEQGAPK from the coding sequence ATGACTGCGACCTCCCCCTCCCACGAGCAGTACGCCCACCCCGAGCGCCTCGTCAGCACCGACTGGCTCGCCGAGCAGGTCGCGGCGGGACGGGTCGGCACCGGCGCGCCGGACGCCGTCGCCCTGCTCGAGTCCGACGAGGACGTCCTGCTCTACGACACCGGCCACATCCCCGGTGCGCTCAAGCTCGACTGGCACCAGGACCTGAACGACCCGGTGCAGCGCGACTACGTCGACGCGGAGCAGTTCGCGCGGGTCATGTCGCAGCGGGGCATCGGCCGCGACACGACCGTCGTCATCTACGGCGACAAGAACAACTGGTGGGCCGCCTACGCCCTGTGGGTGATGAGCCTGTTCGGCCACGAGGACGTCCGCCTGCTCGACGGCGGCCGGGCGAAGTGGGTCGCCGAGGGCCGCGAGATGACCCGGGACGTCCCGCAGGTCGCCCCGCTGACGGGCGACGCGGCATACCCGGTGGTGGAGCGGGACGACGCGCCGATCCGGGCCTTCAAGGACGACGTCCTGGCCCACCTGGGCAAGCCGATGGTCGACGTGCGCTCCCCCGGCGAGTACTCCGGCGAGCTGCTGCACATGCCCGACTACCCGCAGGAGGGCGCCATGCGCGGCGGCCACATCCCCGGGGCGAGGTCGGTGCCGTGGGCACGGGCGGCCAACGAGGACGGGACGTTCCGGTCGCGCGAGGAGCTCGAGGCGATCTACCTGCAGGAGCAGGGCCTGGACCCGCACGAGCCGACGGTGGCCTACTGCCGCATCGGCGAGCGCTCGTCGCACACGTGGTTCGTCCTGACCCATCTGCTCGGCTTCGACGACGTGCGCAACTACGACGGCTCGTGGACCGAGTGGGGCAACTCGGTGCGCGTGCCCGTCGAGCAGGGTGCCCCGAAGTGA
- a CDS encoding DUF5671 domain-containing protein, whose translation MISALLLLVLLVVGVVLASRRVAGRSAAGPVDVHVVRHFFQYLLLLGLLVVTAIGVSGLLGRALEGGTFARADETALARSVTFTLVGLPLLLALALTTRRQLRQQAEERRSTAWAAFVTVASLTALGVTVSAVQVVLGWAVGVRAYDSGALASTIVWGATWGGLWWVEGRSVPQGHRALHHLAGSGVGLWTAASGLGTLVAAGVRGLFSLPTDLLTTGAHPALRGGVTLAVGAVVWLQYWVRTASREPRTGWWVAYALLAGVGAGFVVALVAASTVLYDTLVWLVGRPTTTYAADHFAGAPAATGLVVAGGLVWWYHHAVLEQGEHPARTEGRRVYEYLLAGAALVAAAAGVATLVVAAVEGATNSTVLTGASPVNTVLAAVTLLVVGAPVWAFYWRLAQRAVHAAPRAELESPTRRAYLFVLLGASSVAAVVSLLVAVYQFFDAAFNDTLGAATLRSARFALGILLAAAAVAAYHWTVYRADRVAAPAHRRGPRYVLVLGPHDADLARTLARTTGGRVQAWTPTADGHAATAPTPAGEPVTPEAVVREPVTPEAVLAALGDTTGDEVVVLCDEGRMRAIPVHRE comes from the coding sequence ATGATCTCTGCCCTGCTCCTGCTGGTGCTCCTGGTCGTCGGGGTCGTCCTGGCCTCCCGCCGCGTGGCCGGTCGGTCTGCTGCCGGGCCCGTGGACGTCCACGTGGTGCGGCACTTCTTCCAGTACCTGCTGCTCCTCGGCCTGCTCGTCGTCACGGCGATCGGCGTCTCGGGCCTGCTCGGCCGCGCTCTGGAGGGCGGCACCTTCGCCCGGGCCGACGAGACCGCCCTCGCGCGCAGCGTCACCTTCACCCTCGTGGGCCTGCCGCTCCTGCTCGCCCTGGCCCTCACCACGCGCCGGCAGCTGCGGCAGCAGGCCGAGGAGCGGCGTTCGACCGCCTGGGCGGCGTTCGTCACGGTCGCCTCGCTGACCGCCCTCGGCGTCACCGTCTCCGCGGTGCAGGTGGTCCTGGGCTGGGCCGTGGGGGTGCGGGCGTACGACAGCGGCGCCCTCGCCTCCACCATCGTGTGGGGCGCCACGTGGGGCGGCCTCTGGTGGGTCGAGGGACGGTCCGTGCCGCAGGGCCATCGCGCCCTGCACCACCTGGCCGGCTCGGGAGTAGGGCTGTGGACGGCCGCCTCCGGCCTCGGGACCCTCGTCGCCGCCGGGGTCCGCGGTCTGTTCTCGCTGCCGACGGACCTGCTCACGACGGGCGCCCACCCTGCCCTGCGCGGTGGGGTGACCCTGGCCGTGGGCGCCGTGGTCTGGCTGCAGTACTGGGTGCGCACCGCCTCCCGTGAGCCGCGGACCGGCTGGTGGGTGGCGTACGCGCTGCTCGCCGGGGTGGGAGCCGGGTTCGTCGTGGCGCTGGTCGCCGCGAGCACGGTCCTCTACGACACCCTGGTCTGGCTCGTCGGGCGCCCCACGACGACGTATGCCGCGGACCACTTCGCCGGCGCCCCGGCAGCAACCGGGCTCGTCGTCGCCGGCGGACTCGTGTGGTGGTACCACCACGCCGTGCTCGAGCAGGGCGAGCACCCCGCGCGGACCGAGGGTCGCCGCGTCTACGAGTACCTCCTGGCGGGCGCCGCCCTCGTCGCCGCAGCCGCCGGCGTCGCGACCTTGGTCGTCGCGGCGGTCGAGGGCGCCACGAACAGCACGGTGCTGACCGGCGCGAGCCCGGTCAACACCGTGCTCGCCGCGGTGACCCTGCTGGTCGTGGGGGCTCCCGTGTGGGCGTTCTACTGGCGACTGGCGCAGCGCGCCGTCCACGCCGCACCGCGGGCCGAGCTGGAGTCGCCGACCCGCCGGGCCTACCTATTCGTCCTGCTCGGCGCCAGCAGCGTCGCCGCCGTGGTGAGCCTGCTCGTCGCGGTGTACCAGTTCTTCGACGCGGCCTTCAACGACACCCTGGGCGCGGCGACGCTGCGCAGTGCGCGGTTCGCCCTCGGCATCCTGCTCGCCGCGGCCGCGGTCGCCGCGTACCACTGGACGGTCTACCGGGCCGACCGCGTCGCTGCGCCGGCGCACAGGCGCGGCCCGCGCTACGTGCTGGTGCTCGGGCCCCACGACGCCGACCTGGCCAGGACGCTCGCGCGCACCACCGGCGGCCGGGTGCAGGCATGGACCCCGACCGCCGACGGGCATGCCGCCACGGCACCGACGCCGGCTGGCGAGCCCGTGACCCCGGAGGCCGTGGTGCGCGAGCCTGTGACCCCGGAGGCCGTCCTCGCCGCCCTCGGCGACACGACGGGGGACGAGGTCGTCGTCCTCTGCGACGAGGGGCGGATGCGGGCCATCCCGGTCCACCGGGAGTGA
- a CDS encoding EcsC family protein, with the protein MAFLGRGKDDEEARPQSALELAAHPEVDPGRLSSTVTGLIENLLDTGIDGKGRFDSAQKVADVKRAEQATAEGAVDAVVRQHLKLGAAGGFVTGLGGFITMPVALPVNVLEFYLVATRMVAAVACLRGYDIKQPQIRSAVLLTLVGADAEDLLAKAGVLSTGRLSNLAAQRLPGPALMVVNKAVGFRLLTMAGKKSLTKLGKGVPMVGGVLGAGLDTYLLTRIASQAKHEFPPRNTAH; encoded by the coding sequence GTGGCTTTTCTCGGACGTGGCAAGGACGACGAGGAGGCGAGGCCGCAGTCGGCGCTGGAGCTGGCGGCACATCCCGAGGTCGACCCGGGGCGGCTGTCCTCGACCGTCACGGGGCTGATCGAGAACCTGCTCGACACGGGGATCGACGGCAAGGGCCGGTTCGACTCGGCGCAGAAGGTCGCCGACGTCAAGCGGGCCGAGCAGGCGACCGCCGAGGGCGCCGTCGACGCGGTCGTGCGCCAGCACCTCAAGCTCGGTGCCGCGGGTGGCTTCGTGACGGGGCTCGGTGGGTTCATCACCATGCCGGTGGCGCTGCCGGTCAACGTGCTCGAGTTCTACCTCGTCGCGACCCGGATGGTGGCGGCCGTCGCGTGCCTGCGCGGGTACGACATCAAGCAGCCGCAGATCCGCTCGGCGGTGCTGCTGACCCTCGTCGGGGCCGACGCCGAGGACCTGCTGGCCAAGGCCGGCGTCCTCAGCACCGGGCGGCTCTCCAACCTGGCCGCGCAGCGGCTGCCCGGCCCGGCGCTCATGGTGGTGAACAAGGCCGTGGGCTTCCGCCTGCTGACGATGGCGGGCAAGAAGTCGCTCACGAAGCTGGGCAAGGGCGTCCCCATGGTCGGCGGCGTGCTCGGCGCCGGCCTCGACACCTACCTGCTGACCCGGATCGCCTCCCAGGCCAAGCACGAGTTCCCGCCGCGCAACACGGCGCACTGA
- a CDS encoding universal stress protein, with product MAIVVGYVPTKEGRAALRRAADESLLRKSKLIVINSQRGGRDYDSDEAQRFETELSRIQGELDREGLEHEVRQLVRGNEPAEDLIAVAEEEQADFIVIGLRRRTPVGKLILGSNAQRILLDASCPVLAVKAEG from the coding sequence GTGGCCATCGTGGTGGGTTACGTCCCGACCAAGGAAGGGCGCGCGGCCCTGCGCCGGGCAGCGGACGAGTCGCTGCTGCGCAAGTCCAAGCTCATCGTCATCAACTCCCAGCGCGGTGGCCGCGACTACGACTCCGACGAGGCCCAGCGCTTCGAGACCGAGCTGAGCCGCATCCAGGGTGAGCTCGACCGCGAGGGCCTCGAGCACGAGGTGCGCCAGCTGGTGCGCGGCAACGAGCCCGCCGAGGACCTCATCGCCGTGGCCGAGGAGGAGCAGGCGGACTTCATCGTCATCGGCCTGCGCCGGCGCACGCCGGTGGGCAAGCTGATCCTGGGGTCGAACGCCCAGCGGATCCTGCTCGACGCGTCCTGCCCCGTGCTGGCGGTCAAGGCCGAGGGCTGA